The Nitrososphaerota archaeon genome has a segment encoding these proteins:
- a CDS encoding universal stress protein: MIQGDKYETDQIAFGTKVSARLYRTTFSARATICQVATDLGVDLIVIGTKGTSVRRVIMGSVTTGVVTSANCPVLVVR, encoded by the coding sequence ATCATTCAGGGTGATAAATATGAAACTGATCAGATAGCATTCGGCACGAAAGTTTCCGCGCGACTCTATCGGACTACTTTTTCGGCTCGGGCAACTATCTGTCAGGTCGCCACGGATCTTGGAGTCGATCTAATAGTAATAGGAACCAAGGGAACTAGCGTCAGACGCGTCATAATGGGTAGTGTTACCACTGGTGTCGTAACATCAGCGAATTGTCCTGTCCTCGTTGTGAGGTAA
- the pcn gene encoding proliferating cell nuclear antigen (pcna) codes for MVFVAKTKTPNEWKIIASTIQTLVEEASLEGTTEGLSFRAMDPSHVALIDLNWPNAGFEKYDCDKQHKLTVRVEEFAKLLRRANPRDAVTIQAEDDDMLALKFQNGYKREFKIHLIESTYSPTPLPKLSFNAKIVLKESAFEDILNDVSTISDHIILESSKEKVIFMGKSDAGSASIPIEKNNDALEFLEVKEESKATYSLQYLLNIVKAAGSASKKVTCEYSNKMPLKLEFALGDTGGRISFYLAPRIEER; via the coding sequence TTGGTATTCGTAGCAAAGACAAAAACTCCGAATGAATGGAAGATAATCGCTTCAACGATACAGACTTTAGTGGAAGAAGCGAGTCTTGAGGGTACTACAGAAGGCCTAAGTTTTAGAGCGATGGATCCCTCACATGTAGCCCTTATCGACTTGAACTGGCCAAACGCTGGCTTCGAAAAGTACGATTGTGACAAGCAACACAAGCTTACAGTAAGGGTGGAAGAGTTTGCCAAACTGCTAAGGAGGGCTAACCCTAGGGACGCTGTCACAATACAAGCGGAGGATGACGATATGCTTGCCTTGAAGTTCCAGAATGGCTACAAAAGGGAGTTCAAGATTCACCTTATCGAAAGCACTTACTCGCCGACTCCTCTTCCAAAACTATCCTTCAATGCTAAGATAGTCCTCAAGGAAAGTGCCTTTGAAGACATCCTGAATGATGTATCAACGATATCTGATCATATAATCCTCGAAAGCTCAAAAGAGAAGGTTATCTTCATGGGCAAAAGTGATGCCGGTTCTGCTTCAATACCTATCGAAAAGAACAACGATGCTTTAGAGTTTCTGGAAGTCAAGGAGGAGAGCAAGGCGACTTACAGTCTTCAATACTTGCTGAACATAGTAAAGGCTGCAGGTTCAGCGTCGAAAAAGGTTACCTGCGAATATTCGAATAAAATGCCTCTTAAACTGGAGTTTGCTCTTGGTGATACAGGCGGCAGGATAAGTTTCTACTTAGCTCCAAGAATCGAGGAAAGGTAG
- a CDS encoding CBS domain-containing protein, giving the protein MFELNEISKLRKQLGLTQAELAKLSGVSQSLIAKLEAGKIEPSYSKAKALFETLQKLQRRDSKRAKDILSKSVEGIDSDRTLQEAADLMHKKAISQVPVYENGKMVGSITEKTILKLLSESRSPQDAFRKKISQVMEEPFPTVHEDTPLELIYPMFDFFQAVVVTKRDKVQGIITKGDLLKLG; this is encoded by the coding sequence ATGTTTGAACTTAACGAAATATCGAAGCTTAGGAAGCAGCTGGGTTTGACCCAAGCTGAACTTGCTAAACTTTCAGGAGTCAGCCAGTCGTTAATTGCCAAGTTGGAAGCTGGCAAGATTGAGCCATCATATTCAAAGGCTAAAGCCCTTTTCGAAACACTACAAAAGCTCCAAAGAAGAGATTCCAAGAGGGCAAAAGATATTCTGAGCAAGTCGGTTGAAGGTATAGATTCTGACAGAACGTTGCAGGAAGCTGCAGACCTTATGCATAAGAAGGCTATTTCTCAGGTTCCCGTCTATGAAAACGGGAAAATGGTCGGAAGCATAACGGAAAAGACCATATTGAAACTTCTTTCTGAGAGCAGGTCCCCACAAGATGCATTCAGGAAGAAAATCTCACAGGTCATGGAAGAACCATTTCCTACAGTGCATGAAGATACTCCGCTCGAATTGATTTACCCTATGTTCGACTTTTTCCAAGCTGTCGTTGTAACAAAAAGGGATAAGGTTCAGGGCATAATTACAAAGGGCGACCTGCTAAAGCTTGGATGA
- a CDS encoding transcription factor S — translation MKFCENCGSKLRTKTQVEGGKTLVVLACNNCGFVLRDKKSVSKAMTQETEVSKQTIKIVSKEDEKIKTMPTIKVDCPKCGNKEAFWWFLQTRSGDEPPTQFYRCTACGQTWRQYS, via the coding sequence ATGAAGTTTTGCGAAAACTGCGGTTCAAAGCTTAGAACCAAAACACAGGTCGAGGGAGGGAAGACCTTGGTAGTCCTAGCATGCAATAACTGTGGTTTCGTACTCAGGGATAAAAAGTCTGTTTCAAAAGCCATGACGCAAGAAACCGAAGTTTCGAAACAAACTATTAAGATCGTTTCAAAAGAAGACGAAAAGATCAAGACAATGCCGACCATAAAGGTTGATTGCCCTAAATGCGGCAACAAGGAAGCTTTTTGGTGGTTTCTGCAGACAAGATCAGGGGATGAGCCCCCTACCCAATTTTACAGGTGCACCGCCTGCGGCCAAACATGGCGGCAATATTCATAG
- the carA gene encoding glutamine-hydrolyzing carbamoyl-phosphate synthase small subunit, giving the protein MTKNYQKNNAALALKDGTVILGSGLGYPTRVVGEVVFNTGMVGYTEALTDPSYKGQILTFTYPLIGNYGVPDYNNLDQWKLPKYFESDKIQATGAIMHELCAEPNHWASTKTFDDWLYDEKIPGIFGIDTRSLTTKLREYGVMMGALEVSSDKIDVDKLKEDLGRADSYGEQNFVEQVSIRKPQTYGAGKETIVLMDYGVKYGIVRRLLERNFSVVRVPYDYPLDKIMTYKPAGVLVSNGPGDPKACTHTFETINDIMNLDMPVLGICLGVQMLALAAGGNTYKLKYGHRGQNKPCTDLDAGRSYVTSQNHGYAVDAKSLIGTGFKTWFVNVDDGSVEGIRHDNKPVLAVQFHPEASPGPYDTDFVFDMFAKIIRR; this is encoded by the coding sequence TTGACGAAGAACTACCAGAAAAATAACGCAGCCCTTGCGCTTAAGGACGGCACGGTAATTCTTGGTTCAGGTTTAGGTTATCCAACAAGAGTAGTTGGAGAAGTCGTCTTCAACACCGGCATGGTAGGCTACACAGAAGCCCTTACCGATCCCTCCTACAAAGGCCAGATTCTCACCTTTACATATCCTCTGATTGGAAATTACGGAGTTCCCGATTACAATAATCTCGATCAATGGAAACTGCCGAAATATTTCGAGTCAGACAAAATTCAAGCAACGGGAGCCATAATGCATGAACTTTGCGCAGAACCCAATCACTGGGCCTCGACAAAGACATTTGATGATTGGCTCTACGACGAAAAAATTCCCGGAATATTCGGCATCGATACCAGAAGCCTGACCACGAAATTAAGAGAGTACGGCGTGATGATGGGAGCTTTGGAAGTTTCTAGCGATAAAATCGATGTCGACAAGTTGAAGGAAGATTTGGGCAGGGCAGATTCTTACGGAGAGCAGAACTTTGTGGAGCAGGTTTCAATAAGAAAGCCTCAGACCTATGGCGCAGGAAAAGAAACGATAGTCCTGATGGATTATGGCGTCAAATACGGCATAGTAAGAAGACTACTCGAAAGAAACTTCTCAGTCGTAAGGGTTCCATATGATTACCCTCTTGACAAAATAATGACATACAAGCCCGCTGGGGTACTGGTCAGTAATGGTCCAGGCGATCCAAAAGCCTGCACGCATACATTTGAAACTATAAACGATATAATGAATCTGGACATGCCGGTTCTTGGAATCTGCCTAGGTGTGCAGATGCTGGCACTGGCTGCAGGAGGGAACACTTACAAGCTGAAGTACGGGCACAGAGGACAAAACAAACCATGCACCGATCTGGACGCTGGCAGATCGTACGTAACAAGCCAGAATCATGGATACGCTGTAGACGCTAAATCGCTCATAGGGACAGGGTTCAAGACATGGTTCGTCAATGTTGATGATGGCAGCGTCGAGGGGATCAGGCACGATAACAAGCCTGTACTTGCGGTGCAGTTCCACCCCGAAGCCTCACCAGGACCTTACGATACAGACTTCGTCTTTGACATGTTCGCAAAGATCATCAGGAGATAG
- a CDS encoding sodium:calcium antiporter, producing the protein MLGIGLLIQSLILASSLLLLALSAKGLVTASARVASRLGINHFAIGFLLLSVLTSLPEMLVAVFATSGGAVGLTLGDIFGSNVVNVAFVTGLALFIGRGSIKMPVRDLAGILYFSSLIPIILSVFEILSKLAGAILMIFFLIFSYLSVKKQDFTDREKAMPARLSDVAILIIGAIGMILGARFAVDSALSVANILTVVPLVIGAKIVALGTSFPELMVTLQAARKGYYSMALGNSIGSNLTNMTLVLGIVLLLAPLEVDIGALRVATTFVLIATGTFWYFLSRGNLGRIQGAILLAQYALFLFIL; encoded by the coding sequence GTGCTTGGCATCGGTCTATTAATACAGTCTCTAATTCTTGCATCGTCCTTACTGCTCTTAGCACTGTCCGCAAAGGGACTCGTCACTGCGTCAGCACGGGTTGCCTCTAGGTTAGGAATAAATCACTTTGCTATAGGTTTCTTGTTATTATCAGTTCTAACATCGCTTCCTGAGATGTTAGTAGCTGTATTTGCAACGAGTGGAGGAGCTGTTGGGTTGACTCTTGGGGATATCTTTGGATCCAATGTAGTTAACGTGGCTTTCGTTACAGGTTTAGCTTTGTTCATTGGTCGTGGAAGTATAAAGATGCCAGTAAGAGACCTAGCAGGGATACTATATTTCTCGTCTCTGATCCCGATCATCCTTTCAGTCTTCGAAATACTTAGTAAACTAGCTGGTGCAATCCTCATGATTTTCTTCCTGATATTTTCATATTTATCAGTCAAGAAACAAGATTTTACCGATAGAGAGAAGGCCATGCCTGCAAGACTTAGCGATGTAGCCATCTTGATTATAGGTGCTATAGGCATGATATTGGGAGCAAGGTTTGCTGTGGATTCCGCGCTCTCCGTAGCGAATATTCTGACTGTAGTGCCATTGGTTATAGGAGCAAAGATCGTAGCACTAGGAACGTCGTTCCCCGAACTGATGGTTACTTTACAGGCTGCCCGAAAAGGGTATTATTCTATGGCGCTGGGTAATTCTATAGGCTCTAATCTTACCAATATGACATTAGTTCTGGGTATTGTCCTGTTGCTAGCACCATTGGAAGTGGATATTGGTGCGTTACGGGTTGCTACAACGTTCGTCTTGATAGCGACGGGTACTTTTTGGTACTTCCTCTCACGAGGAAATCTAGGGCGCATACAGGGTGCTATACTCCTTGCCCAATATGCCCTCTTCCTGTTTATTCTCTAG
- the serB gene encoding phosphoserine phosphatase SerB: MLAIFDIEGVLIDGEFMPEIAKLVGREKEVEELTQKGIRGEINWEQGLFMRVDALKGISYDECIKLARRMSLMRGAVETFRELKRMGFKTMAVSGGPTVLSDRIKGELGIDYVFANELLFTNGRLSGINLRVTSNKAYVLTDTIKWLGEEKKNIFAAVDGANDLKLFEISGLKIAFCAATIVQKHADHIIKERDLRKILPYVKKYLAKFEQTQLAKTARQ; the protein is encoded by the coding sequence TTGTTAGCCATTTTTGACATTGAAGGCGTCCTGATAGACGGTGAATTCATGCCGGAAATAGCCAAGCTCGTCGGCAGAGAGAAGGAAGTTGAGGAGCTTACACAAAAGGGTATCAGAGGTGAGATAAACTGGGAGCAAGGGCTCTTCATGAGAGTTGACGCTTTAAAGGGCATTTCTTATGACGAATGTATCAAGCTTGCGCGACGAATGTCGTTGATGAGGGGAGCTGTCGAAACCTTTAGAGAACTCAAGAGGATGGGCTTCAAAACGATGGCGGTCTCTGGGGGACCTACAGTTCTGTCAGATAGAATAAAAGGCGAATTAGGCATCGATTATGTCTTTGCAAACGAGCTCCTATTTACGAATGGGAGGTTGTCAGGCATAAACCTGAGGGTTACATCTAACAAGGCGTATGTGCTTACGGACACGATAAAATGGCTCGGCGAAGAAAAGAAAAATATATTTGCTGCAGTCGATGGAGCCAACGACCTTAAATTATTCGAAATCTCAGGACTAAAGATAGCCTTCTGCGCTGCTACAATTGTTCAGAAGCACGCCGATCACATCATCAAAGAAAGAGATCTGAGAAAGATCCTCCCATATGTCAAAAAATATCTTGCCAAATTTGAGCAAACTCAGTTAGCAAAAACAGCTAGGCAGTAG
- the carB gene encoding carbamoyl-phosphate synthase (glutamine-hydrolyzing) large subunit, translating to MPKLENMKKVIVLGSGSIKIGEAGEFDYSGSQCLKALKEEGIEPVLINPNIATIQTDQRIASRVYFLPVTPEFVEQIITKERPDGILLGFGGQTALNCGVQLAKQGILEKYSVKVLGTPIRGIELTEDRDLFKQAMAKASVPVPTSTAVYSVEEAREVANKLGYPVMIRVAYTLGGRGGGVAYNEYELDEIAQRGLAISMTHQLLIEEYIGEWKQIEYEIMRDRAGNSLTVCNMENVLSMRIHTGDNIVIAPSQTLNNREYHLLRTAALRAVDVCGIVGECNIQFGLHSSSESYTAIEINARLSRSSALASKATGYPLAYMSAKLALGYLLSELFNKVTGVTTACFEPSLDYVVLKHPRWDLKKFERVSRRISTQMKSVGEVMAIGRNFEEVLQKSIRMLDIGKYGLVANSPKEEDPNNMELLEGELAHPTDEIMFNVSEAIKAGMSLEQVQKLAVIDKWFLSKIQNIADIEEELRKKNPSPELIAKAKKHGFSDKQIANCTGVTEKEVREDRIKKGIVPIIKQIDTLGAEWPAKTNYLYSTYNGDSNDIAFGKTKKVIVLGGGTYRIGSSVEFDWGTMNMVWALKEHGFNEVIVVNCNPETVSTDYDMSDKLYFEELTLERVLDIYEKEKPEGIVTCVGGQIPNNLAPKLAQAGAKILGTHPDNIDNAEDRSKFSKLLDELGIPQPPWRAFTSIDDAYSFADRVGYPVLVRPSYVLSGAAMRVIWSSNQLEHYLEAAAKVSPEYPVVISKFVLDAKETEVDAISDGTNVYIGAVIEHVEKAGVHSGDAVMCIPPRSLEPSEEALIIDYTNKIAKALQIKGPFNIQFLVKEGKVYIIECNLRASRSMPFVSKLTGVNMLTIAARAVLGETIESGYHNYRKIQRIGVKVPQFSFMQLTGADPNLGVEMQSTGEVACFGKNFDDAYMKALVAAGYQIPRKNGNILITVGGEDLKKQILPIAKQLKEQGFKIYATEQTADFLANNGVDAIALYKIGETMRKPNLEDYLVGGQNLVPNKKARASSHERLDLIINIPLKVPSEDTAKIMEDEYIIRRKAVELGIPVLTTLEGAVAFTEGLSWLRENSLTLEATA from the coding sequence ATGCCAAAATTAGAAAATATGAAGAAAGTCATCGTTCTGGGAAGCGGCTCGATAAAGATAGGCGAAGCTGGTGAGTTTGACTATTCTGGCTCCCAATGCCTTAAGGCTCTGAAAGAGGAAGGGATAGAGCCAGTCCTGATCAACCCAAACATAGCAACGATCCAGACAGATCAAAGAATTGCGTCAAGGGTATACTTCCTGCCAGTAACGCCAGAGTTTGTGGAGCAAATAATCACAAAAGAGAGACCTGATGGCATACTGCTGGGATTTGGAGGCCAGACGGCCCTCAACTGCGGTGTCCAGTTAGCAAAGCAGGGAATTCTTGAAAAGTATTCGGTAAAGGTTCTAGGAACTCCAATTAGAGGGATCGAGCTAACAGAGGACAGAGACCTGTTCAAGCAGGCTATGGCCAAGGCTTCAGTGCCGGTTCCAACAAGTACCGCAGTTTATTCCGTCGAAGAAGCCAGAGAGGTTGCTAACAAGTTAGGTTATCCCGTCATGATCAGGGTTGCATATACCCTCGGTGGAAGAGGAGGAGGCGTTGCCTACAACGAGTACGAATTAGATGAGATTGCGCAAAGAGGTTTGGCGATTAGCATGACCCATCAACTGCTAATCGAGGAGTACATTGGCGAATGGAAACAGATTGAATATGAAATCATGCGTGACAGGGCAGGAAACAGCCTAACTGTCTGCAACATGGAAAACGTACTCAGCATGCGCATCCATACTGGTGATAATATTGTCATTGCACCATCCCAAACCTTGAACAATAGAGAGTATCATCTGCTAAGAACTGCGGCTCTCCGTGCTGTTGATGTGTGCGGAATAGTTGGAGAGTGTAACATACAGTTTGGTCTGCACAGCTCATCCGAAAGTTACACTGCTATTGAAATCAACGCAAGACTGTCTAGATCTTCTGCACTGGCATCAAAGGCAACAGGCTACCCTCTGGCATACATGTCTGCAAAACTAGCGTTAGGATATCTCTTGTCGGAGCTCTTTAACAAGGTCACAGGAGTTACAACTGCGTGCTTTGAGCCTTCTCTCGATTATGTCGTCCTTAAACATCCGAGGTGGGATCTCAAGAAATTCGAAAGAGTTTCGCGAAGAATCAGCACACAGATGAAGTCTGTCGGAGAAGTCATGGCAATAGGGAGAAACTTCGAGGAAGTCCTCCAGAAATCCATCAGGATGCTGGACATCGGCAAGTACGGTCTAGTGGCAAACTCTCCAAAGGAGGAGGATCCAAACAACATGGAACTGCTTGAAGGCGAATTAGCCCATCCTACCGATGAGATAATGTTCAATGTTTCAGAAGCTATCAAAGCGGGGATGTCTCTTGAGCAGGTGCAGAAGCTAGCAGTCATTGACAAGTGGTTCCTCTCCAAGATTCAGAACATAGCCGACATTGAAGAAGAGCTCAGAAAAAAGAACCCATCACCAGAATTAATTGCAAAGGCCAAGAAGCATGGCTTCTCAGACAAGCAGATAGCCAACTGCACAGGGGTGACTGAAAAGGAAGTTAGAGAGGACAGGATAAAGAAAGGCATAGTCCCGATAATAAAGCAGATAGACACTCTCGGTGCAGAATGGCCGGCAAAGACGAACTACCTCTATAGCACCTACAACGGCGACAGCAACGATATCGCATTTGGAAAGACAAAGAAAGTGATAGTCCTTGGAGGAGGAACATATCGCATAGGGAGCTCCGTAGAGTTCGACTGGGGCACGATGAACATGGTCTGGGCCCTGAAGGAGCATGGCTTCAACGAGGTCATTGTTGTAAATTGCAATCCGGAAACAGTTTCAACTGATTACGACATGAGCGACAAGCTGTATTTTGAAGAACTAACACTTGAGCGAGTCCTCGATATTTACGAAAAAGAGAAGCCAGAAGGAATTGTAACCTGCGTTGGAGGGCAAATTCCGAATAATCTGGCACCGAAACTTGCTCAGGCCGGAGCAAAGATTCTTGGCACTCATCCGGACAACATCGATAATGCAGAAGACAGATCAAAGTTCAGCAAGCTTCTGGACGAATTGGGAATTCCCCAGCCGCCTTGGCGCGCATTCACTTCCATCGATGACGCATATTCTTTTGCAGACAGAGTTGGATACCCTGTTTTGGTGAGACCGTCTTACGTTTTGAGCGGTGCTGCAATGCGTGTAATCTGGAGTTCGAACCAGTTGGAACATTATCTTGAAGCCGCTGCTAAGGTCAGCCCCGAGTATCCCGTAGTTATCAGCAAGTTCGTTCTAGATGCAAAGGAAACTGAAGTTGACGCAATTTCCGACGGGACGAATGTATACATTGGCGCCGTAATTGAGCATGTTGAGAAAGCCGGTGTCCATTCTGGAGATGCTGTAATGTGCATACCGCCAAGAAGCTTGGAGCCAAGCGAGGAAGCCTTGATTATTGACTACACCAACAAGATTGCAAAAGCCTTGCAGATAAAGGGCCCGTTTAACATACAGTTCTTGGTCAAAGAAGGGAAGGTCTACATCATAGAGTGTAACCTTAGGGCCTCTAGATCTATGCCTTTTGTGTCTAAGCTCACGGGCGTAAATATGCTGACAATAGCTGCAAGGGCAGTTTTGGGCGAAACTATAGAATCCGGTTACCACAACTACCGAAAGATACAGCGCATAGGCGTGAAAGTTCCCCAATTCTCTTTCATGCAGCTTACTGGCGCTGATCCAAATCTTGGCGTTGAGATGCAATCTACAGGGGAAGTTGCCTGCTTTGGCAAGAACTTTGACGATGCTTACATGAAGGCTCTAGTGGCTGCTGGGTACCAGATTCCTCGTAAAAATGGCAATATCCTCATCACAGTTGGAGGTGAAGATTTGAAAAAGCAGATTTTGCCTATAGCAAAGCAGTTGAAGGAGCAGGGCTTCAAGATTTACGCTACTGAGCAGACCGCAGACTTTCTGGCGAATAATGGTGTCGATGCTATAGCCCTTTACAAGATTGGTGAGACGATGAGAAAGCCGAACCTTGAGGACTATCTGGTTGGAGGGCAGAATCTGGTGCCCAACAAGAAAGCGCGTGCGTCAAGCCACGAGAGGCTTGATTTAATAATCAATATACCGCTAAAGGTGCCTTCTGAAGATACTGCAAAGATTATGGAGGATGAATACATAATCAGAAGGAAAGCTGTCGAGCTTGGAATACCGGTGCTGACAACTCTTGAGGGGGCTGTTGCATTTACAGAAGGACTCTCGTGGTTGAGAGAAAACTCTCTGACCTTAGAAGCTACTGCCTAG
- a CDS encoding zinc-binding dehydrogenase has product MKAVLLDEGGKVRYQDIPVPKLQNGDILVEMKVCGLCGSDIEKLHGRYKGVPPIIGHEAAGIVTKANGVKGIEEGDRVFPHHHVPCYKCYYCKHGSPTMCPDYRRVHYDPGGFAEYFRFLRWNIERGGLLKLPEKMSFEEASFIEPTACCIRALSRYGIKKNDSVIVIGAGPIGLTFIQLLKIAGAKTYASDLSKVRLGAAKRFGAGETFNPIEDDVPKEVKELTEGGADLAIIASSSSKAIVQGFDCIRRGGRVGLFGVPAKGSVLEYDFSDLFNAEKTIISSNASTGAESKTALNYIHRKKLNVKALITHRFKLQDFDKAVEVASKAESIKVLVTS; this is encoded by the coding sequence TTGAAGGCTGTTCTCCTAGACGAAGGCGGCAAGGTTCGCTACCAAGACATTCCAGTCCCTAAACTGCAGAATGGCGACATTCTAGTAGAGATGAAAGTTTGCGGATTATGCGGCTCTGACATTGAGAAACTTCATGGAAGGTATAAGGGTGTCCCTCCAATCATAGGACATGAAGCTGCAGGTATTGTTACCAAGGCAAACGGCGTAAAAGGAATAGAAGAAGGGGACAGAGTTTTCCCTCATCATCATGTACCATGCTACAAATGCTATTACTGCAAGCATGGTAGCCCAACGATGTGCCCAGACTATAGAAGAGTGCACTATGATCCTGGAGGTTTTGCAGAGTACTTCAGGTTTCTAAGATGGAATATTGAGCGTGGAGGACTGCTGAAACTTCCAGAAAAGATGAGCTTTGAAGAGGCGAGCTTCATAGAACCTACGGCATGCTGCATAAGAGCATTGAGCAGATATGGTATAAAGAAAAATGACAGTGTAATCGTAATTGGAGCAGGTCCTATCGGATTGACCTTCATCCAGCTGCTGAAAATTGCTGGGGCGAAGACGTACGCAAGCGACTTGAGCAAAGTAAGATTGGGAGCTGCCAAAAGGTTTGGAGCCGGAGAAACCTTCAATCCCATAGAAGATGATGTTCCAAAAGAAGTGAAGGAGCTTACAGAAGGGGGAGCAGACCTTGCGATAATAGCATCTTCATCCTCTAAGGCTATCGTTCAGGGCTTCGACTGCATAAGAAGAGGAGGGAGAGTGGGATTGTTCGGAGTTCCTGCAAAGGGCTCCGTCCTCGAATATGATTTTAGTGATCTCTTCAATGCTGAAAAGACGATAATTTCAAGCAATGCATCAACCGGAGCAGAATCAAAAACTGCCTTAAATTACATTCACAGAAAGAAATTGAACGTTAAGGCATTGATAACGCACAGATTCAAACTGCAGGATTTTGACAAGGCGGTCGAAGTGGCCTCAAAGGCCGAAAGCATCAAGGTTCTAGTAACTTCCTAG
- a CDS encoding Lrp/AsnC family transcriptional regulator produces the protein MPIAYVLINADLGAEEQLIKELKSIENVKEVYVVYGVYDIVAKIQGDSMEKVKETITWKIRRLEKVRSTLTMIVVES, from the coding sequence ATGCCAATTGCTTACGTCCTGATAAACGCCGATCTGGGGGCTGAAGAGCAGCTAATTAAGGAGCTCAAGTCAATAGAGAACGTCAAGGAAGTTTACGTTGTTTACGGTGTATATGACATCGTTGCCAAGATTCAGGGAGATTCAATGGAGAAGGTCAAGGAAACTATTACATGGAAGATCAGAAGGCTTGAGAAGGTTAGATCGACGCTTACCATGATAGTCGTAGAATCATAA
- a CDS encoding phosphate uptake regulator PhoU — MEIRKAQRAGYSTLVVSLPIKWVKEAGVKPGDSLALVEEQDGSLRVMPQLGLKKTAESLCVVNADLCTENLLTKILIGEYMVGHEIIQVVSKRPLKPEQLLEIRDATSKLIGMGVVEQTLNRITLQSLVDPAKFPIYASIRRLHLIIIAMFEAILHAIAEREAKYLKEVGNMENDVDRLYKLIVRQLILAAKDREMMKQVEVETPLNILGNRVVAKALEEVSDLAHSIAANMLSSLIEKDNDSTLKKASPLISKTKVVAESALEAFLKKDAVAAGKASLDADNVIKECKDAETMSLKTLPWNLAQAIKQYKTIAEITVNRALEESSEISRKIEGNDTATL; from the coding sequence TTGGAGATTAGAAAGGCTCAAAGAGCGGGCTACTCGACTCTCGTAGTCTCGCTTCCGATAAAGTGGGTCAAAGAGGCGGGGGTAAAGCCTGGAGATTCTCTGGCTCTGGTGGAGGAGCAAGACGGCTCATTGAGGGTTATGCCACAATTAGGCTTAAAGAAGACTGCAGAATCCCTTTGCGTCGTAAATGCTGATCTATGCACCGAAAACCTATTGACGAAGATTCTGATTGGAGAGTATATGGTTGGACACGAGATCATTCAGGTAGTTTCAAAAAGGCCGCTCAAGCCAGAACAGCTCCTAGAAATTCGTGATGCAACTTCCAAATTGATAGGGATGGGTGTCGTTGAGCAGACATTGAACAGAATTACATTGCAAAGTTTGGTCGATCCTGCGAAGTTTCCAATATACGCTTCAATCAGGAGGCTCCACTTGATAATCATAGCAATGTTTGAAGCAATACTGCACGCTATTGCAGAGAGAGAGGCCAAATACCTGAAAGAAGTCGGCAACATGGAGAACGATGTCGACAGATTGTACAAATTGATCGTAAGGCAGCTTATACTTGCTGCTAAGGACAGGGAGATGATGAAACAGGTTGAAGTTGAAACTCCTCTGAATATTCTTGGTAATAGAGTCGTTGCAAAAGCATTGGAAGAAGTTTCAGACCTTGCGCATTCTATTGCTGCAAATATGCTATCATCTCTTATTGAGAAAGATAATGACTCTACGTTGAAGAAAGCGTCTCCTTTGATTTCTAAAACAAAGGTTGTCGCAGAAAGTGCACTTGAGGCCTTCCTCAAGAAAGATGCTGTTGCTGCAGGAAAAGCGTCGCTGGATGCTGATAACGTGATAAAGGAATGCAAGGATGCTGAAACTATGTCGCTGAAAACGCTCCCGTGGAATCTAGCTCAGGCTATAAAACAGTACAAAACTATTGCAGAGATCACAGTGAACAGAGCTTTGGAAGAGAGCTCGGAAATTTCAAGAAAGATTGAAGGGAATGATACCGCTACACTTTAA